The following are encoded together in the Nitrosopumilus sp. b3 genome:
- the acs gene encoding acetate--CoA ligase: protein MEKTYDIGLGNNNTDLRKKAESDFVSFWDDQAKSLSWFSPWEKTLDWQPPFAKWFVGGTINASFNALDVHQKTKSEKPAILWEGENGDSREITYGQILIQVKKFANVLKSLGVKKGDRVTIYLPMVPELPITMLACSRIGATHTVIFSGFSAASIKDRVNDSHSKVIVTADGGYRRGKIVKLKEVIDEAIKDSEFVEHVVVLERTKNEISLSSKDKLWNDLMNNVTDECDAEKLDSDHPLYILYTSGTTGKPKGVLHGTGGYLTHLYSTFKWAFDIKDSDVFFCTADIGWVTGHSYVVYAPFLHGATQVMYEGAPDFPDASRMWDILQKYRVTIFYTTPTALRMFMKFGDDIPNSFDLSSLRLLGTVGEPINPEVWKWYFKTIGKEKCPIIDTWWQTETGGMLISPLPGLETIPLKPGSGTRAIPGVDISVVDENGEEVSANTKGYLVIKNPWPGMLLTLWGDDQKYKTVYWSKYENCYYPGDYALRDDDGYLWLLGRADDVLKVAGHRIGTAELESCIVSHHDVAESAVCGIPDDVKGEVIIAFVVLKQGVFDSKILEKEISEKIRNDIGAIATPKQIYFVSKLPKTRSGKIMRRLLKAIANNEKIGDVSTLEDGAAVTEVQSAFDEIQKSIKKYSG from the coding sequence ATGGAGAAAACATATGATATCGGTCTTGGAAATAATAATACTGATTTAAGAAAAAAGGCTGAATCTGATTTTGTATCTTTTTGGGATGATCAGGCAAAAAGCCTCTCGTGGTTCTCTCCTTGGGAGAAAACTCTGGATTGGCAACCCCCCTTTGCAAAATGGTTTGTTGGAGGCACAATTAATGCCTCATTTAACGCCCTAGATGTACACCAAAAAACCAAATCTGAAAAACCGGCTATTTTGTGGGAAGGAGAGAATGGTGATTCTCGAGAAATTACTTATGGTCAAATTCTCATACAAGTCAAAAAATTTGCAAATGTGCTAAAATCACTTGGTGTGAAAAAAGGCGATAGAGTTACTATCTACCTTCCCATGGTTCCTGAACTGCCAATAACAATGCTGGCATGTTCTAGGATTGGTGCAACTCATACTGTGATTTTTTCAGGATTTAGTGCAGCATCCATTAAAGACAGAGTAAATGACTCTCATTCCAAAGTCATAGTAACTGCGGACGGTGGGTATCGCCGAGGAAAAATTGTCAAACTAAAAGAAGTGATTGATGAGGCAATCAAAGATTCAGAGTTTGTAGAACATGTTGTAGTTTTGGAAAGGACCAAAAATGAAATTTCTCTATCATCTAAAGATAAACTCTGGAATGATCTCATGAATAATGTTACAGATGAGTGTGATGCAGAAAAACTAGACAGTGATCACCCTCTTTACATCCTGTATACTTCAGGCACTACTGGAAAACCAAAAGGAGTTTTGCATGGAACAGGTGGATACTTGACACATTTGTATTCTACATTCAAGTGGGCTTTTGACATCAAAGACTCTGATGTATTTTTTTGTACAGCTGATATTGGATGGGTTACCGGGCACAGCTATGTTGTATATGCTCCATTTTTACATGGTGCAACTCAGGTGATGTATGAGGGTGCACCTGACTTTCCTGATGCATCAAGAATGTGGGATATTTTACAAAAATACCGGGTAACAATTTTTTACACAACCCCCACTGCGTTGAGAATGTTTATGAAATTTGGTGATGACATTCCAAATTCATTTGATCTTTCATCATTGAGATTGCTTGGAACTGTGGGTGAACCGATAAACCCTGAAGTGTGGAAGTGGTATTTTAAAACAATTGGGAAGGAAAAATGTCCAATTATTGATACCTGGTGGCAGACGGAAACTGGAGGAATGCTGATTTCTCCACTTCCTGGATTGGAGACAATCCCCTTGAAACCGGGATCCGGTACACGAGCAATTCCTGGTGTGGATATTTCTGTGGTAGATGAAAATGGAGAAGAGGTTTCAGCAAACACCAAAGGTTATCTTGTAATTAAAAATCCGTGGCCCGGGATGCTTTTGACATTGTGGGGAGATGATCAAAAATACAAAACTGTTTACTGGTCAAAATATGAAAATTGCTATTATCCTGGCGACTATGCACTAAGAGATGATGATGGGTATCTTTGGTTGCTTGGACGTGCAGACGATGTTTTAAAAGTTGCAGGACATCGAATAGGCACTGCAGAACTTGAAAGCTGTATTGTATCTCATCATGATGTGGCAGAATCTGCAGTATGTGGAATCCCTGATGATGTTAAAGGTGAGGTAATTATTGCATTTGTTGTTTTAAAACAAGGCGTTTTTGATTCTAAAATTTTGGAAAAAGAGATTTCAGAAAAAATTAGAAATGATATTGGTGCAATTGCAACGCCAAAACAAATCTATTTTGTTTCCAAACTCCCAAAAACAAGAAGTGGGAAAATAATGCGGAGATTGCTAAAGGCAATTGCAAACAATGAAAAAATTGGTGATGTTAGTACACTGGAAGACGGTGCTGCTGTAACTGAAGTTCAAAGTGCGTTTGATGAAATTCAAAAATCAATCAAGAAATATTCTGGATAG
- a CDS encoding PAS domain-containing protein, producing MSQTETRKTLKDAPVMWRRINSIGIILDCNSTYASNLGYAKSEILGKPIFEHISKDSWEAMNESLKAWFETGKVTDRKITFKRQDGSTFPGLLQATSIYDENKNLLGSNTVIFDLTQMNDDNIKEYERFFKEAQNKLDEIKEREYDKLDENSKSEYDGLKKMFDMLLQVNLSELK from the coding sequence ATGTCCCAGACAGAAACAAGAAAAACACTCAAAGACGCCCCTGTAATGTGGAGAAGAATCAATTCAATAGGAATTATTTTGGATTGTAATTCCACATATGCATCAAATTTAGGATATGCTAAATCTGAGATTCTAGGCAAGCCTATCTTTGAGCATATATCCAAGGATTCCTGGGAGGCCATGAATGAGTCTCTAAAGGCATGGTTTGAGACGGGCAAAGTCACAGATAGAAAAATTACATTCAAAAGGCAAGATGGAAGCACATTTCCAGGATTACTTCAGGCCACAAGCATTTATGATGAAAACAAGAATCTCCTAGGCAGTAATACTGTGATATTTGATCTTACACAAATGAATGATGATAACATAAAAGAGTATGAAAGATTTTTCAAAGAGGCTCAAAACAAACTTGATGAAATTAAGGAAAGAGAGTATGATAAGCTAGATGAGAATTCAAAATCAGAGTATGATGGATTAAAGAAAATGTTTGACATGCTTTTGCAAGTCAATCTTTCTGAATTAAAATAA
- a CDS encoding CdvA-like protein, with the protein MTHDDIEIIGKNVKDMYGTFMGKVVGTITDIDGSIQSVGIDCGSQGLQQIQYEQLVVQGDVVIFIPKWRLDSQRLIREKQLTIRRLKALIDIVSENDDMKVDAEIIHEKYKSKLASLDEMEKEIKAKLEARLTELDEQMKSAKMLSFDAKVQFKSNEISDATFETVKACTTEIIEHVTHETAEISNVKSRIADLELEVTEISAPPTPDIQESAVSYLETPEPQQVVQTILPEAPTESIITHSEPIEAGESKIPEPPTDSETTFAFPEPPQQVTADTSKDDNDNDWLARMEAQ; encoded by the coding sequence ATGACCCACGACGATATCGAAATAATCGGTAAAAACGTCAAAGACATGTACGGAACATTCATGGGTAAAGTCGTAGGAACAATAACTGACATTGACGGAAGTATTCAATCCGTCGGCATTGACTGCGGTTCTCAAGGATTACAGCAAATCCAATATGAGCAACTTGTAGTGCAAGGCGATGTTGTTATTTTTATTCCAAAGTGGAGACTCGATTCTCAAAGACTCATTCGTGAAAAGCAACTAACAATACGTCGTCTAAAGGCATTGATAGATATCGTTTCTGAAAATGATGACATGAAAGTGGATGCAGAAATCATTCATGAAAAATACAAATCAAAACTTGCATCATTAGATGAAATGGAAAAAGAAATCAAAGCCAAACTTGAGGCAAGACTGACAGAGTTAGATGAACAAATGAAGTCTGCAAAAATGTTATCCTTTGATGCAAAAGTGCAATTCAAGAGTAATGAAATCTCTGATGCAACATTTGAGACAGTGAAAGCATGTACAACTGAAATAATTGAACATGTTACACACGAAACAGCTGAAATCTCAAATGTAAAGAGTAGAATTGCTGATCTTGAATTGGAAGTAACAGAGATATCTGCACCACCTACACCAGACATCCAAGAATCCGCCGTTTCATATCTGGAGACACCTGAACCACAACAAGTAGTTCAGACAATTCTTCCAGAAGCACCAACCGAATCAATAATCACGCATTCAGAACCTATTGAAGCAGGAGAAAGTAAAATCCCTGAACCTCCTACTGATTCTGAAACAACATTTGCATTTCCAGAACCACCCCAACAGGTGACAGCAGATACATCAAAAGACGATAATGATAACGATTGGCTTGCTAGAATGGAAGCACAATAA